The proteins below are encoded in one region of Bosea sp. BIWAKO-01:
- a CDS encoding YcjX family protein has protein sequence MSSPSYLDEARNAALSFGDSLLGLARPRLRLGVTGLSRSGKTVFTTALIQNLIEGARLPVLKAAADGRITRVRLVPQPDPDVPRFPYEAHRAALSGADRRWPESTRRIAELRVEIDYERAVGWFKGPATLTLDIVDYPGEWLLDLALIGVDYKAWSRQAIADARKPHRIGSARPWLDGLAVRDPSGPPDELAAELASDLFKAYLARLRADPEAVAVTPPGRFLMPGDLEGSPALTFAPLDIAPDTEVAPGTLAALMADRYEAYKRVVVTPFFRDHFARLDRQIVLVDALAALDAGPPALADLETALGQALTAFSVGRNSWLTSLFAPRIERVLFAATKADHIHHTSHDRLAAVMSHLVARAAARAQGAGAKVESMALAAVRATREVRIKQGREDLPAIAGVPEAGERVGDEEFDGIAEAAIFPGELPERPEAIFDPKAQSWQVRAPRFRPPLVLADAGGRSQPPPQIRLDRALEFLIGDKLA, from the coding sequence GCCTGTCGCGCTCGGGCAAGACGGTTTTCACCACGGCGCTGATCCAGAATCTCATCGAGGGCGCCAGGCTGCCGGTGCTCAAGGCGGCGGCCGATGGACGGATCACGCGCGTACGGCTGGTGCCCCAGCCGGATCCCGATGTACCGCGCTTTCCCTACGAGGCTCACCGCGCCGCCCTGTCAGGTGCCGACCGGCGCTGGCCCGAGTCGACCCGGCGCATTGCGGAGCTGCGGGTCGAGATCGACTACGAGCGAGCGGTCGGCTGGTTCAAGGGGCCGGCGACGCTGACACTGGATATCGTCGACTATCCCGGCGAATGGTTGCTCGATCTCGCGCTGATCGGCGTCGACTACAAGGCGTGGTCGCGGCAGGCGATCGCGGATGCGCGCAAGCCCCACCGGATCGGTTCGGCCAGGCCCTGGCTCGATGGCCTCGCTGTCCGCGATCCGTCGGGGCCGCCTGACGAACTGGCCGCGGAACTCGCGAGCGATCTGTTCAAGGCCTATCTTGCGAGGCTGCGCGCCGATCCGGAAGCTGTCGCCGTGACCCCGCCCGGGCGGTTCCTGATGCCGGGTGACCTTGAGGGTTCACCGGCGCTGACCTTCGCGCCGCTCGACATCGCTCCCGATACCGAGGTCGCGCCAGGCACGCTGGCAGCGCTGATGGCGGATCGCTACGAGGCCTATAAGCGCGTTGTGGTGACGCCGTTCTTCCGTGATCATTTCGCCCGCCTGGACCGCCAGATCGTGCTGGTCGATGCATTGGCGGCGCTCGATGCCGGTCCACCGGCACTCGCCGATCTTGAAACGGCGTTGGGTCAGGCTCTCACGGCGTTTTCCGTCGGCCGCAACTCCTGGCTGACGAGCCTGTTCGCGCCACGCATCGAGCGCGTCCTCTTCGCTGCGACGAAGGCCGACCATATCCACCATACCAGCCACGACCGGCTGGCGGCAGTGATGTCTCATCTCGTGGCGCGGGCAGCCGCGCGGGCGCAAGGCGCCGGCGCCAAGGTCGAGTCGATGGCGCTGGCCGCGGTGCGGGCGACGAGGGAAGTCAGGATCAAGCAGGGACGCGAGGATCTGCCGGCGATCGCGGGCGTGCCGGAGGCGGGCGAGAGGGTCGGCGACGAGGAGTTCGACGGCATCGCCGAAGCGGCGATCTTCCCGGGCGAACTGCCCGAGCGGCCCGAGGCGATCTTCGATCCGAAGGCGCAGTCCTGGCAGGTGCGGGCGCCACGCTTCAGGCCGCCGCTGGTGCTGGCGGATGCCGGAGGGCGGAGCCAGCCGCCGCCGCAGATTCGCCTCGACC